A genomic region of Chitinispirillales bacterium contains the following coding sequences:
- a CDS encoding glycogen/starch/alpha-glucan phosphorylase yields MRDFNGTPQTDYGFAYFDEKDLNVLDDLSEFYERCLRYVRAKDEHTATSYDKYICISSALRTKIIDNWISSQKKYLLQNIKRFYYVSLEYNLDSPIKMHVFSNGLENEFETLSRKVNMPTDDIFTMESLLDIGNNLIGDFSGNVLETLASNKIPSVSYGLWFHMGLFKQSTNALGQVEMPYNLNSLPHPWVMERPEYSYPIFFGGRVDNEDTPKPSWTPDVIVKASSMDYPISGCCNGVVNTVRFWKAVPNVEFPSDYSLHNDYLRACNDEAETVKFLINLPTDEPSRQTSELHIKQQYFLAAATVKDIIRRHVDQQKNSIREIADKALICLADCRCGLVIVEFIRVLTYDYGIDIKEAVKMAQKIFISFLPLSENGDMLKCPLYIIESLLPSHVKIIMDMNYIILENARLLHNVSDYEAREISLIEEGAIRKVRMANLLLLFSKSVLGFSENAVEHVSNLHFKVPIKVFNIKIKPDISAISVRRWLFCINKKLTKLIISKIGDAWITDNSKLADFEKFVKDYSVQNEYENIKTKAKEKYLRFIYGESVGNLPSASKYLFISNSRKISIANSQLTILLYIACRYIRLSEEKDLLPRVYLFSGRAVPNDFYGKRLVTLLSIFSLALRDCPKLQVRFIHNDNALVKENFLAAGDIAEYISLPGTVETTEYNIYRCASNGLITLTGQNIFENKAVEKLGEGCAFGFENIDAKYDDYRIASVFEKMPILQKAFDLVDKWISDFSGNEDEENKLHTFLSNIRERDDSKNFMSFDEYYKIQEKIDSTYTNRCEWLSMALRNIARVGKCSLDNVITSLYNDNYVRRK; encoded by the coding sequence GTGAGGGATTTTAATGGAACGCCGCAAACGGATTACGGTTTTGCTTATTTTGACGAAAAGGATTTAAATGTTTTGGATGATCTGAGCGAATTTTACGAAAGATGTTTGAGATATGTTCGCGCTAAAGACGAACATACCGCTACCTCATACGATAAATATATTTGTATAAGTAGCGCTTTGCGTACGAAAATCATAGACAATTGGATCTCATCGCAAAAAAAGTATTTATTGCAAAACATTAAGAGGTTCTATTATGTATCTCTTGAATATAATCTTGATTCACCAATAAAAATGCACGTTTTTTCAAATGGCTTGGAAAATGAGTTTGAAACCTTAAGCAGAAAAGTAAATATGCCGACTGACGACATATTTACGATGGAATCCCTGCTTGATATCGGAAACAATTTAATAGGTGATTTTTCCGGAAATGTTTTAGAGACTTTGGCGTCAAACAAAATTCCGTCCGTTTCCTATGGATTGTGGTTTCACATGGGTTTGTTTAAGCAGTCGACGAATGCTTTGGGACAAGTGGAAATGCCATATAATTTGAATAGTTTACCGCATCCTTGGGTTATGGAACGCCCAGAATACAGTTACCCGATATTTTTCGGCGGACGGGTGGATAATGAAGATACTCCGAAACCGTCTTGGACGCCGGATGTTATTGTTAAAGCGTCTTCAATGGATTATCCTATTTCCGGCTGTTGTAACGGAGTGGTAAATACCGTTAGATTTTGGAAAGCGGTGCCTAATGTTGAATTTCCATCCGATTATTCGCTCCATAATGACTATCTTCGCGCTTGTAACGACGAAGCGGAAACTGTGAAATTTTTGATTAATTTACCGACAGACGAGCCGTCAAGGCAAACCAGTGAGTTGCACATAAAACAGCAATATTTTCTCGCGGCGGCTACCGTTAAAGATATTATACGCCGTCACGTAGATCAACAAAAAAATTCAATAAGAGAAATTGCCGACAAAGCATTGATTTGTCTTGCTGACTGTCGATGCGGTCTTGTTATAGTGGAATTTATTCGCGTACTTACTTACGATTACGGCATTGATATAAAAGAAGCCGTTAAGATGGCACAAAAAATATTTATATCTTTTTTGCCGTTAAGTGAGAATGGAGACATGCTTAAATGTCCGCTTTACATTATTGAATCACTACTTCCTTCGCATGTAAAAATTATTATGGATATGAACTACATTATTCTTGAAAACGCAAGGCTGTTACATAACGTAAGCGATTATGAAGCGAGAGAAATTTCTCTTATAGAAGAAGGAGCCATAAGAAAAGTTCGTATGGCGAATTTATTACTTTTATTTTCCAAATCCGTTTTAGGATTTTCGGAAAATGCCGTAGAACATGTAAGTAATTTGCATTTTAAAGTGCCGATAAAAGTATTTAACATAAAAATAAAACCTGATATTTCGGCTATTTCCGTCCGCAGATGGCTTTTTTGTATAAATAAAAAACTAACTAAACTTATCATCAGTAAAATAGGAGACGCTTGGATTACCGATAACTCAAAACTTGCGGATTTCGAAAAATTTGTAAAAGACTATTCCGTTCAAAATGAATATGAAAACATTAAAACCAAAGCCAAAGAAAAATATCTTCGTTTTATATACGGAGAATCCGTAGGTAATTTACCTTCGGCGTCAAAATATCTTTTTATATCAAATTCAAGAAAAATCTCAATTGCAAATTCACAATTGACGATTTTGTTATATATCGCTTGTCGATATATTCGTTTGAGCGAAGAAAAAGATTTACTCCCGCGTGTCTATTTATTTTCCGGAAGAGCCGTACCTAATGATTTTTACGGGAAACGATTGGTTACATTATTAAGTATATTTTCACTCGCTTTACGTGATTGTCCTAAATTGCAAGTTCGGTTTATTCATAACGATAATGCATTGGTAAAGGAAAATTTTTTAGCGGCGGGCGATATCGCGGAATATATTTCACTACCCGGGACAGTAGAAACAACCGAATACAATATTTATAGATGTGCGTCAAACGGTTTAATTACTCTTACAGGTCAGAATATTTTTGAAAATAAGGCGGTAGAGAAACTTGGCGAAGGCTGTGCTTTCGGATTTGAAAATATTGACGCGAAATATGATGATTACAGAATTGCATCGGTATTTGAAAAAATGCCGATTTTGCAAAAAGCCTTTGACTTGGTTGACAAATGGATAAGTGATTTTTCCGGTAATGAAGACGAAGAGAACAAACTGCACACGTTTTTATCTAATATTCGCGAAAGAGACGATTCAAAAAACTTTATGTCTTTTGATGAATATTATAAAATTCAAGAAAAAATAGATTCCACGTACACAAACAGGTGTGAGTGGCTTTCAATGGCATTACGCAATATCGCCAGAGTGGGTAAATGTTCGCTTGACAACGTTATTACTTCTTTATACAACGATAATTATGTTAGAAGGAAATAA
- a CDS encoding glutamine synthetase III codes for MGARQEITARLGFHSVSSVLEIQKVSEYFASYTFSEERMKQRLPQNVFNEFKEWQNGGEQISKEHANIIAEAMKNWALDLGATSYTHWFQPMTGSTAEKHDSFIAVNGEMQILERFCGSNLIMGEPDASSFPSGGLRSTFEARGYTAWDPSSPAFVREAAKGKTLCIPSVFVSYHGEALDKKLPLLRSDKTIDKAAKKVLTFFNNFPKNVYTTCGAEQEFFLIDEEYYRLRPDLQLTGRTLLGAASPKGQQLDDQYFGSIKDRVLNWMVDVERECYKLGIPLATRHNEVAPNQYEFAPIFERASISTDHNLLLMDILQKEAKKHGLVCLLHEKPFAGVNGSGKHVNWSLSDDKGNNLLNPGDTPYENWQFLTFLTAVIRAVAKNRDILRASVATAGNEHRLGANEAPPAIMSIFLGHQLSEVVESLIGGKKLSHDKKNILNTGLAILPKLEQDQTDRNRTSPFAFTGNKFEFRACGSSANVATSLMVINTIVADSLNDLSEKIEKKLRGKKDNLNEILPEIIKEILSESKYVLFEGNGYSDEWKQEASKRGLSNICVTSQALGAFISDEAVNLFERTGVLTEVELKARYAIWLELYNKILEIEANTIKELVQTQVLPSAYDFQTNIGNSLRILNEIAEDETVPLPLKAVDDRKEMFAKLSADIYDIREHLSELKKMLIIVNGKNEEEKADYLHNDLKPHIEQIRKHVDRLELNMPDDMWELPKYREMLFNL; via the coding sequence ATGGGCGCCCGGCAAGAAATTACCGCGAGATTAGGTTTTCACAGCGTATCGTCGGTTTTGGAAATTCAAAAAGTTTCCGAGTATTTTGCATCTTATACTTTTTCGGAAGAAAGGATGAAACAGCGTCTTCCGCAAAATGTTTTCAACGAATTCAAAGAATGGCAAAACGGCGGCGAGCAAATATCAAAAGAGCATGCCAACATCATTGCCGAAGCCATGAAAAATTGGGCTTTGGATTTAGGTGCTACTTCGTATACACATTGGTTTCAACCTATGACGGGTTCGACTGCCGAAAAACATGACAGTTTTATTGCAGTTAACGGAGAAATGCAAATTCTTGAAAGATTCTGCGGTTCAAACCTAATTATGGGCGAACCGGACGCTTCCAGTTTCCCGTCAGGCGGACTTCGTTCGACGTTTGAAGCGCGCGGATATACTGCATGGGACCCTTCATCGCCTGCGTTTGTCCGTGAAGCCGCAAAAGGGAAAACACTATGTATCCCAAGTGTTTTTGTGTCATATCACGGTGAGGCGTTAGATAAAAAACTTCCGCTTTTACGAAGCGATAAAACAATTGATAAAGCGGCGAAAAAGGTATTAACGTTTTTTAATAACTTTCCGAAAAACGTCTATACGACTTGTGGCGCCGAACAAGAATTTTTTCTAATTGACGAAGAATATTATCGCTTGCGTCCGGATTTGCAGCTTACTGGGCGAACGCTTTTGGGCGCCGCTTCGCCAAAAGGGCAGCAATTGGACGACCAATATTTCGGTTCGATAAAGGACAGGGTATTGAATTGGATGGTTGATGTCGAAAGGGAATGCTACAAATTGGGGATTCCGCTTGCAACACGACACAACGAAGTCGCTCCTAATCAATATGAATTTGCCCCGATTTTTGAAAGAGCGTCGATTTCCACCGATCATAATTTACTGCTTATGGATATTTTGCAAAAAGAAGCAAAAAAACACGGACTTGTCTGTCTTTTGCACGAAAAACCGTTTGCGGGCGTAAACGGAAGCGGAAAACATGTTAATTGGTCGCTTTCAGACGACAAAGGGAATAATTTGTTAAACCCCGGAGATACTCCATACGAAAATTGGCAGTTCCTCACTTTCTTGACAGCGGTTATCCGCGCCGTCGCTAAAAATCGCGATATTTTGCGGGCGTCAGTCGCGACTGCCGGAAACGAGCACCGTTTGGGTGCAAATGAAGCGCCGCCGGCGATTATGAGCATTTTCTTAGGGCATCAACTATCAGAAGTCGTAGAATCTCTTATCGGCGGCAAAAAGTTATCTCATGACAAAAAAAATATTTTGAATACGGGTCTTGCAATTCTTCCAAAACTTGAACAAGACCAAACCGATCGAAACAGGACATCGCCGTTCGCGTTCACAGGGAATAAATTTGAATTCCGCGCATGCGGTTCGTCGGCAAACGTCGCAACGTCGCTGATGGTCATAAATACAATCGTAGCAGATTCTCTCAACGACCTGTCAGAAAAAATAGAAAAAAAACTTAGAGGTAAAAAAGATAATTTAAATGAAATTTTGCCTGAAATTATTAAGGAAATTTTGAGTGAAAGCAAGTATGTCTTATTTGAAGGGAACGGATATTCGGACGAATGGAAACAGGAAGCGTCAAAACGCGGTCTTTCCAATATATGCGTAACATCGCAAGCGCTTGGAGCGTTTATCTCGGACGAAGCGGTAAATTTGTTTGAAAGAACGGGAGTTTTAACGGAGGTCGAGCTCAAAGCCAGATATGCGATTTGGTTAGAACTTTACAACAAAATCCTCGAAATTGAAGCGAACACGATTAAAGAATTGGTTCAAACTCAGGTTTTACCGTCAGCATACGATTTTCAAACGAATATAGGAAATTCCTTGCGGATTTTGAACGAAATAGCCGAAGATGAAACCGTTCCGCTACCTCTCAAAGCTGTAGATGACAGAAAAGAAATGTTTGCAAAACTGAGCGCAGATATTTATGATATTCGCGAACATCTCAGCGAACTAAAAAAAATGCTGATTATTGTTAATGGTAAAAACGAGGAAGAAAAAGCTGATTATTTACATAATGATTTGAAACCGCACATTGAGCAGATTCGCAAACACGTTGACCGGCTTGAATTAAATATGCCGGACGATATGTGGGAATTGCCGAAATACAGAGAGATGCTTTTTAATTTGTGA
- a CDS encoding zinc ABC transporter substrate-binding protein, which produces MKKTALVLIFSVGFAFCKTLVIGVSLHPYYSFVKNIAMDKAEVVPLINKNSNPHGYMVIPEDIENAMKIDVAVLNGVGHDEFAFQILKAAGVYDKIEKIFANDGVALIPQSVSTDMVNSHTFVSISASIQQIYTIAGRLAEIDPANANLYRANAAKFAKSLRQMKAEYMEKLSNIKDNDFRCATIHGGYSYLLQEFGFQVEAVIEPSHGVNPTASQMKETIEKIKAAKVQVVFSESDYPPSFIKTIRDETGVRVVSLSHLSNGDYTADFFEKGIRYNLDKLLTAVSGEE; this is translated from the coding sequence ATGAAAAAAACGGCGTTAGTTTTAATTTTCTCCGTCGGATTTGCTTTTTGTAAGACACTTGTTATAGGCGTAAGTTTACATCCGTATTACAGTTTTGTGAAAAATATCGCAATGGATAAAGCGGAAGTTGTGCCGCTTATCAACAAAAACAGCAATCCGCACGGATACATGGTTATTCCGGAAGATATAGAAAATGCTATGAAAATTGACGTAGCGGTTCTTAACGGTGTAGGGCACGACGAATTTGCGTTTCAGATACTCAAAGCCGCCGGCGTTTATGACAAAATTGAAAAGATTTTCGCAAACGACGGAGTAGCGTTGATTCCGCAATCTGTAAGTACGGATATGGTGAATTCACATACGTTCGTGTCGATTTCGGCATCGATTCAGCAGATTTATACGATTGCAGGACGTCTTGCGGAAATTGATCCGGCAAACGCAAACTTATACCGCGCAAATGCCGCAAAATTCGCAAAATCACTTAGGCAAATGAAAGCGGAATACATGGAAAAATTGTCGAACATCAAAGACAACGATTTCAGGTGCGCAACAATTCACGGCGGATATTCGTATCTGCTGCAAGAATTCGGATTTCAGGTCGAGGCGGTTATCGAACCGTCACACGGAGTAAATCCTACCGCGTCGCAGATGAAAGAAACGATAGAGAAAATTAAAGCGGCGAAAGTGCAGGTCGTGTTTTCAGAAAGCGATTATCCTCCATCGTTTATAAAAACCATTCGTGACGAAACTGGAGTGCGTGTTGTCTCGCTCTCGCATTTATCTAACGGCGATTATACAGCGGATTTCTTTGAAAAAGGGATACGGTATAATCTTGATAAATTATTAACAGCAGTTAGCGGCGAGGAGTAA